One Rosa chinensis cultivar Old Blush chromosome 3, RchiOBHm-V2, whole genome shotgun sequence DNA window includes the following coding sequences:
- the LOC112192104 gene encoding pentatricopeptide repeat-containing protein At2g13420, mitochondrial — translation MAQCRFSSSLLLRLRSARRFSSLPNPTTTQNDAELVSNILLHHHNPFHAMESSLQLHGITLSPDLLHHTLLRLKHNSKIALALFHYAKSLPSPPPLTSHAFHLLIDIVAKVRQYDVAWQLILEMDRHNLTPTAATFLILIRRLIASGLTRQAVRAFDDIETFVLTRPTAQDFCSLLDTLCKYGYVKVAAEVFNKRKHDYVADVKMYTVLVYGWCKIGRFDMAERFLRDMIERGIEPNVVTYNVFLDGICRKASLHPQDRFERTIRNALKVFDEMSSRGIEPDVTSFSILLHVYSRAHKPQLSLDKLKEMRERGICPTVATYTSVVKCLCSCGRLEEAEDLLGEMVRNGVSPSAATYNCFFKEYRGRKDSESALKLYRKMKEDRLFAPSVHTYNILVGMFLQLNRVEIVREIWDDMKESGAGPDLDSYTMLIHGLCEKQKWREACQFFVEMIEKGLLPQKVTFETLYRGLIQSDMLRTWRRLKKKLDEESVTFGSEFQNYHLKPYRR, via the coding sequence ATGGCACAGTGTCGCTTCtcctcctctcttcttctccgtCTCCGTTCAGCTCGCCGGTTCTCCTCACTCCCCAACCCAACAACAACCCAAAACGACGCCGAACTGGTATCAAACatcctcctccaccaccacaaccCCTTCCACGCCATGGAGTCCTCTCTCCAGCTCCACGGCATCACTCTCTCCCCCGACCTCCTCCACCACACTCTCCTCCGCCTCAAGCACAATTCCAAAATCGCCCTCGCCCTCTTCCACTACGCCAAATCCCTCCCCTCCCCCCCGCCCCTCACCTCCCACGCCTTCCACCTCCTCATCGACATCGTCGCCAAGGTCCGCCAGTACGACGTCGCTTGGCAGCTCATCCTCGAAATGGACCGCCACAACCTCACCCCCACCGCCGCCAccttcctcatcctcatccGCCGCCTCATCGCCTCCGGCCTCACCCGCCAGGCCGTCCGGGCCTTCGACGACATCGAGACCTTCGTCCTGACCCGCCCCACCGCCCAAGACTTCTGCTCTCTACTCGACACCCTCTGTAAATACGGCTACGTTAAGGTCGCGGCTGAAGTTTTCAACAAAAGGAAGCATGACTATGTGGCCGATGTGAAAATGTACACTGTTCTGGTTTACGGGTGGTGTAAGATCGGCCGTTTCGATATGGCGGAGAGGTTCTTGAGGGATATGATCGAGCGAGGTATTGAGCCTAATGTGGTTACTTACAATGTGTTTCTGGATGGGATTTGTAGGAAGGCGAGTTTGCACCCTCAGGACAGGTTTGAGAGGACCATAAGAAATGCACTgaaggtgttcgatgaaatgtcCAGCAGAGGCATTGAGCCGGACGTGACTAGTTTTTCGATCCTTCTTCATGTTTATAGCCGGGCGCATAAGCCCCAGTTGTCGCTTGATAAGCTGAAGGAAATGAGGGAGAGGGGGATTTGTCCCACCGTGGCAACGTACACTTCAGTTGTCAAGTGTCTCTGCTCTTGCGGAAGGCTTGAGGAAGCGGAGGATTTGCTTGGTGAGATGGTGAGGAATGGGGTTAGTCCCTCTGCGGCTACGTATAATTGTTTCTTCAAAGAGTACAGGGGGAGAAAGGACTCGGAAAGCGCTTTGAAGTTGTATAGGAAGATGAAGGAGGATAGATTGTTTGCGCCGAGTGTGCACACTTATAATATATTGGTGGGGATGTTTTTGCAGTTGAATCGAGTGGAGATTGTTAGAGAGATATGGGATGACATGAAAGAGAGCGGGGCGGGGCCAGATTTGGATTCGTATACGATGTTGATTCATGGGCTATGTGAGAAGCAGAAGTGGAGAGAGGCGTGCCAGTTTTTTGTGGAGATGATAGAGAAGGGGCTTCTTCCTCAGAAAGTTACTTTTGAGACGCTTTACAGAGGGTTAATACAGTCTGATATGTTGAGAACTTGGagaagattgaagaagaagctcGATGAAGAGTCTGTTACTTTTGGATCGGAGTTCCAAAATTATCACCTTAAGCCATACAGGAGATGA